In the Anastrepha obliqua isolate idAnaObli1 chromosome 1, idAnaObli1_1.0, whole genome shotgun sequence genome, one interval contains:
- the LOC129235530 gene encoding uncharacterized protein LOC129235530, whose product MGQESHPFETSGDVEDDEYFPDEDDFGEASDIEQEIVLEAIPDENHDDIEDLYREAIAPQTSTTMESCSTSITQGLIYRSKDGKMWNSNPPPPGRPRCHNVTTFTRKGPLRGASPSHKALFKLLLSPEIVPESCPSTSDAAQQQSYAQVASTRSSCYHCAASSSKKRRKTRYNCSKCNRPICLNEHSMQLYSCKPNCSS is encoded by the exons atgggacaggagtcccatccatttgaaacaagtggcgacgtagaagatgatgaatattttccagatgaagatgacttcggtgaagcatcagatatagaacaggaaatcgTGTTAGAAGCTATTCCggatgaaaaccatgatgatattgaggatttgtatAGAGAAGCTATCGCCCCTCAGActtcaaccacaatggaatcatgcagcacatctattacccagggccttatatacaggtcgaaagatggtaagatgtggaattcaaatcctccaccacctggaaggcctcgttgtcacaatgttacaacttttactcgtaaagggccactacgaggagcgtcaccAAGTCATAAAGCccttttcaagctattgctgtctcctgaaatc gtaccggaatcttgtccatcgacatcagatgcagcacagcaacaatcatatgctcaagttgcttcaacacggtcatcgtgctaccattgtgctgcttcttcttcgaaaaagcgacgtaaaactcgttataactgcagcaaatgtaatcgtcccatatgtcttaatgaacattccatgcaactatatagttgtaaacccaattgctcttcgtaa